One genomic region from Terriglobales bacterium encodes:
- a CDS encoding ABC transporter permease: protein MPFLQTLLTSPDEIVKEKVLSVQEYSLLAAEAVANLFRRPRYFADMLMQMDFIGVGSLPIVVLTGLSIGAVLALQTSTTLQQFGSISLTGQLVSFSMIKEIGPVLTSLMLAGRAATGMASELGSMKVTEQIDAMRALGTDPVKKLVTPRVISTVIMLFFLTILSDFMGLFGGYTVAVSRLGLSTRQYWTSTYQALQFPDVFQGLLKPFFFGFIIATVGCYFGFSTKGGTQGVGRSTTQAMVAASVLILVVDFFLTQLLIGIFGR, encoded by the coding sequence ATGCCATTCCTGCAGACTCTGCTCACTTCGCCCGACGAAATTGTCAAAGAGAAGGTTCTTTCCGTTCAGGAATATTCGCTGCTCGCCGCGGAGGCCGTGGCGAATCTCTTTCGCCGCCCACGCTACTTTGCCGACATGCTGATGCAAATGGACTTCATCGGTGTGGGTTCACTTCCGATTGTTGTCCTGACCGGACTTTCCATTGGAGCGGTGCTCGCGCTGCAAACTTCAACTACTTTGCAGCAATTCGGTTCTATCTCTCTTACCGGTCAATTGGTGTCGTTCTCGATGATTAAAGAGATCGGCCCAGTGCTCACAAGCCTGATGCTTGCAGGGCGAGCCGCCACGGGAATGGCTAGTGAATTGGGATCGATGAAGGTGACGGAACAAATCGACGCGATGCGTGCGCTGGGGACCGATCCAGTAAAGAAGCTCGTGACGCCACGCGTAATTTCAACCGTGATCATGCTCTTTTTTCTGACGATTCTCTCCGACTTCATGGGCCTTTTCGGAGGATACACTGTTGCTGTCAGCCGATTGGGGCTCAGCACACGACAGTACTGGACGAGCACGTATCAGGCTCTGCAGTTTCCCGACGTTTTTCAGGGCCTGCTCAAACCGTTCTTCTTCGGCTTCATTATTGCCACCGTCGGCTGCTATTTCGGATTTTCTACTAAGGGTGGAACACAGGGAGTAGGACGCTCTACCACGCAGGCGATGGTTGCAGCCTCAGTGTTGATCTTGGTCGTCGACTTCTTCCTCACGCAATTGCTGATCGGGATTTTCGGAAGGTGA
- a CDS encoding DedA family protein: MHLHELLRKYFAEYGYWTVAVILLLENAGIPLPGETTLLFAAFLAFSEHRLTLWGIIIVGVVACTIGDNLGYWIGYRGGRPLLDRQRRIFRISEEHLRRGEQFFARYGSITVLFARFVFGMRIIAGPLAGVLKMPWKKFVLFNFLGAVLWVSVVASLGYFFGSRWEWLMTELEDFQIVLAAVAVVVLLVLWRRERKRKKVARAK; this comes from the coding sequence ATGCACCTGCACGAGCTGCTGCGGAAGTACTTTGCTGAGTATGGTTACTGGACCGTAGCCGTCATCTTGCTGCTCGAGAATGCCGGCATTCCTCTGCCCGGCGAGACCACGCTGCTCTTTGCCGCTTTTCTGGCATTTTCGGAGCATCGGCTTACGCTTTGGGGGATCATTATCGTGGGTGTAGTCGCCTGCACGATTGGCGATAACCTCGGCTATTGGATTGGCTATCGTGGCGGTCGGCCGCTGCTTGATCGTCAGCGACGGATCTTTCGCATCTCCGAAGAACACTTGCGCCGTGGTGAGCAGTTCTTTGCGCGTTACGGCAGCATAACGGTGCTCTTCGCGCGCTTTGTCTTTGGTATGCGCATCATTGCCGGCCCTTTGGCAGGCGTGCTGAAGATGCCCTGGAAGAAATTCGTGTTGTTCAACTTCCTGGGCGCGGTGCTTTGGGTGAGCGTAGTGGCGTCCCTCGGCTACTTCTTCGGGAGCCGATGGGAGTGGCTGATGACTGAGCTGGAAGACTTCCAGATAGTTCTGGCCGCCGTTGCTGTGGTAGTACTGCTGGTCCTGTGGCGGCGCGAGCGCAAGCGCAAAAAGGTAGCACGTGCCAAATAG
- a CDS encoding ATP-binding protein produces the protein MTRESQLRAAAVVLALCTVAVIVFGVINFQKEREYVVPDDGVWWLESRGQLYAERVTPLGPGERAGLKAGDQLADINGRPIHSAADQVRSLVRTGAYSKATYGVVRGGVRVEAPVILVPADKSLNLGLRLIALIYLGIGLYVLLRRWSAPKSSHFFVFCLASFVLYAFHYTGKLNGFDWIIRWSSVTASALQAALFLHFALTFPEPKEWLRRRSWLVPLLYVPGAFTVAVNVLAIMKFAPSERLLWNLNRLDIVYSTVCFVLAAIVLVDTYRESKTPLLRQQMKWVTRGTILAIAPYTIFYVIPYLRGIDPSPTMKVSVLSLVFLPLTFGYAIIRYRLMDVDLIFKRGMTYTLATAIVTLLNLLVIGVVAEKVHSNLPNAGEWGLIVAVVITALLFDPIKRVIQQRLDRVFYRKRYDYRRTLVEFARDLNSETDLRAMLSAVVDRLSHTLLVDRVAVFLASEKPEDLEKFFLAKSFGISSAQNLELDFLGRLASQKAPAHLFFENTHHVLNASPAAQATIAKLELNYYIPCRVQNRTIAVLGMGKTVESDYLSSEDVELLETLSAYIGIAIQNARLYASLQQRIAAYERLKEFNENIVESISVGVLAVDLADRVESWNSQMEVMYAKPRAQALGRPLSEIFPSAFVEEYYRVRQSPGIHNFYKFRLNTPMGESRVANIAIAPLVTRQFEVVGRIIIVDDITDRLELESQLSQAEKMSSIGLLAAGVAHEVNTPLAVISSYSQLLAKQLQGDEKRSAILEKIAQQTFRASEIVNSLLNFSRTSGSEFQLVDLNRVIQDTLTLLEHQFKTGRVHIHSDLYRELPGIMGNSGKLQQVFLNLFLNAKDAMPNGGTLKVSTENGDGVRVVISDTGSGIAPEHLNRIYDPFFTTKVKPGEGQRRGTGLGLSVSYGIIQEHAGKIQVDSRPGQGTTFALEFPMMRKAVNV, from the coding sequence ATGACCAGGGAATCCCAACTGCGAGCCGCAGCCGTTGTGCTGGCACTGTGCACTGTCGCAGTGATCGTGTTTGGGGTTATCAACTTCCAGAAAGAGCGGGAATACGTTGTTCCTGATGACGGCGTGTGGTGGCTGGAGAGTAGAGGCCAACTCTACGCCGAACGAGTAACTCCCCTCGGCCCAGGCGAGCGTGCCGGACTCAAAGCAGGCGATCAGCTTGCCGATATCAATGGAAGACCCATTCACTCCGCGGCCGACCAAGTCCGCAGCCTCGTTCGAACAGGAGCTTACTCGAAGGCGACATACGGGGTAGTTCGCGGCGGTGTACGCGTTGAAGCTCCCGTGATCCTTGTGCCCGCCGACAAGTCGCTGAACCTTGGGCTGCGCTTGATCGCGCTGATTTACCTCGGAATCGGCCTGTATGTTCTGTTGCGACGTTGGTCCGCTCCGAAGTCGTCTCACTTCTTCGTCTTCTGTCTGGCCTCGTTCGTTCTTTATGCCTTCCATTACACAGGCAAGCTAAACGGATTCGACTGGATTATTCGCTGGTCGAGTGTCACCGCGAGCGCGCTGCAGGCGGCACTGTTCTTGCATTTCGCGCTCACCTTCCCCGAGCCTAAGGAGTGGTTACGGCGCCGCAGTTGGCTAGTACCTCTGCTGTACGTTCCCGGCGCGTTCACAGTCGCCGTCAACGTTTTGGCGATCATGAAGTTTGCGCCCAGTGAGCGTCTTCTGTGGAACCTGAACCGGCTCGACATCGTCTACTCAACCGTTTGTTTCGTTCTCGCGGCCATCGTGCTGGTCGATACATATCGCGAGAGCAAGACGCCGCTCTTGCGGCAGCAGATGAAGTGGGTAACGCGCGGAACGATCCTCGCAATCGCGCCTTACACCATCTTCTACGTGATTCCTTATCTCCGCGGCATAGACCCGAGCCCCACAATGAAGGTCTCGGTCCTCTCGCTGGTGTTCCTGCCTCTGACGTTTGGATACGCAATCATCCGCTATCGCTTGATGGACGTTGACCTGATCTTCAAGCGTGGCATGACGTATACGCTCGCCACGGCAATCGTCACTTTGCTGAACCTGCTGGTGATCGGAGTCGTCGCCGAAAAGGTGCACTCGAACCTGCCGAATGCAGGTGAGTGGGGATTGATTGTTGCAGTCGTAATTACCGCGCTTCTCTTTGACCCAATCAAGCGCGTCATCCAACAGCGCCTTGACCGCGTCTTCTACCGCAAGCGCTACGACTATCGACGCACGCTGGTGGAGTTCGCGCGTGACCTCAACTCTGAAACCGATCTGCGGGCCATGCTTTCAGCGGTAGTTGATCGGCTTTCGCACACGCTTCTCGTCGATCGCGTCGCGGTCTTTCTCGCCAGTGAAAAGCCGGAAGACTTAGAGAAGTTCTTCCTGGCAAAGTCGTTCGGTATCTCCTCCGCACAAAACCTGGAGCTTGATTTTCTCGGCAGACTCGCGAGCCAGAAAGCGCCAGCACATCTGTTCTTCGAGAACACTCATCACGTGCTGAACGCAAGTCCGGCGGCGCAGGCAACAATTGCGAAGCTGGAGCTGAACTACTACATCCCGTGTCGCGTCCAGAACCGTACTATTGCCGTGCTTGGTATGGGCAAGACCGTCGAAAGCGACTACCTGTCCAGCGAGGACGTGGAACTCCTCGAGACGTTATCCGCATATATCGGCATCGCCATCCAGAACGCGCGACTCTACGCTTCCCTGCAACAGCGCATCGCCGCATACGAGCGACTGAAAGAATTCAACGAAAACATTGTTGAATCGATCAGCGTCGGTGTCCTAGCGGTGGATCTGGCCGACCGCGTCGAGTCGTGGAACTCGCAGATGGAAGTGATGTACGCGAAGCCGCGAGCGCAGGCGCTCGGGCGCCCGCTGAGTGAGATATTCCCTTCAGCGTTCGTGGAAGAGTACTACCGCGTTCGCCAGTCGCCGGGCATTCACAACTTTTACAAATTCAGACTCAACACGCCAATGGGCGAGAGCCGGGTTGCAAATATCGCGATCGCGCCATTGGTTACGCGCCAGTTCGAAGTGGTTGGGCGCATCATCATCGTAGACGACATCACCGATCGCCTCGAACTGGAATCGCAGCTCAGCCAGGCGGAAAAGATGTCATCGATCGGTCTGCTGGCCGCAGGCGTTGCCCACGAAGTCAACACGCCCCTTGCCGTCATTTCGTCTTATTCGCAATTACTCGCTAAACAGCTCCAAGGCGACGAGAAGCGTTCCGCGATTCTGGAGAAAATCGCGCAACAAACGTTCCGCGCCTCGGAGATCGTCAACAGTCTGCTCAACTTCTCGCGCACGAGCGGCAGCGAGTTCCAACTTGTCGATTTGAACCGCGTCATTCAGGACACACTTACATTGCTCGAGCACCAGTTCAAAACGGGAAGAGTGCACATCCACAGCGACCTGTACCGAGAACTTCCCGGCATTATGGGCAACAGCGGCAAGCTGCAGCAGGTCTTCCTGAACCTCTTCCTGAACGCTAAGGATGCAATGCCCAACGGCGGCACGCTAAAGGTCAGCACTGAGAACGGTGATGGAGTGCGAGTCGTAATATCCGATACGGGCTCGGGCATCGCGCCAGAGCACTTGAATCGCATCTACGATCCCTTCTTCACGACAAAGGTGAAGCCCGGAGAAGGACAGCGTCGCGGCACCGGACTGGGACTTTCCGTTAGCTATGGAATCATCCAGGAGCATGCAGGCAAGATTCAGGTAGACAGCCGTCCGGGGCAAGGCACGACATTTGCGCTCGAATTTCCCATGATGAGAAAGGCAGTCAATGTCTGA
- a CDS encoding sigma-54 dependent transcriptional regulator, which translates to MSEAAVSAVMARRHMHQVEPATGSILIIDDEAAIRESLETLLAIEGYSVETARTAEEGLAMLAGSPRDLVLLDFALPDRNGLEVLDELRQRDPGLPVIMITAYGTVENAVKAIQAGATNFIQKPWDNEKLLADVRASISRLRMEEENRQLKRALKQRYNFENIIGKSEPMLKIFDLVAQVAPSRSTVLIQGDSGTGKELIAKAIHASSPRKDGPFVPVNTGSMPTELLESTLFGHVKGAFTSAIASKKGLFEVAHKGTLFLDEIGTMSVDTQAKILRVLQDRRFMHLGGVQEVQVDVRIIAATNVDLKQLVKEGKFREDLYYRLNVISVNLPPLRNRMEDVPLLVNHFLGRFSEENGLPTRHFTAEAMRPMLNYAWPGNVRELENVIERAVVLSSGVHISVDLLPDSILGESSIPVLAEESSSASLFDIMEECERRVIIGMLEKCSWNQTEAAERFRIPLSTLNQKIKRLSIEVRKRGREN; encoded by the coding sequence ATGTCTGAGGCAGCAGTATCCGCCGTAATGGCGCGACGACACATGCACCAAGTTGAACCCGCGACTGGCTCGATCCTGATCATCGACGACGAAGCCGCCATCCGCGAGTCGCTCGAGACACTGCTGGCAATCGAAGGCTACAGCGTAGAAACCGCTCGAACCGCTGAAGAAGGGCTCGCAATGCTGGCCGGTTCACCGCGCGATCTTGTCCTTCTCGACTTCGCTCTTCCCGACCGCAACGGACTTGAAGTGCTGGATGAGTTGCGGCAACGCGATCCTGGTCTGCCGGTGATCATGATCACCGCCTACGGGACCGTGGAAAATGCAGTCAAAGCAATTCAGGCGGGCGCCACCAACTTTATCCAGAAGCCCTGGGACAACGAGAAGCTGCTTGCCGATGTGCGCGCGTCCATCTCGCGCTTGCGTATGGAGGAAGAGAATCGGCAACTGAAGCGCGCTCTGAAGCAGCGCTACAACTTCGAAAATATCATCGGCAAGAGCGAGCCGATGCTGAAGATCTTCGACCTGGTCGCTCAGGTTGCTCCCAGCCGCTCAACCGTTCTCATCCAGGGAGACAGCGGCACCGGAAAAGAACTCATCGCAAAAGCCATTCATGCAAGTTCGCCACGCAAGGACGGACCGTTTGTTCCCGTAAATACCGGCTCCATGCCGACGGAACTGCTCGAGTCCACGCTATTCGGTCACGTAAAGGGCGCGTTTACCAGCGCGATCGCTTCCAAGAAGGGCCTGTTTGAAGTTGCTCACAAAGGCACGCTTTTCCTGGACGAAATCGGCACCATGAGCGTTGATACTCAGGCGAAGATCCTGCGTGTTCTGCAGGATCGCCGATTCATGCACCTTGGCGGCGTTCAGGAAGTCCAGGTAGATGTCCGCATCATCGCTGCCACGAATGTCGATCTGAAGCAGCTAGTGAAAGAAGGTAAGTTTCGCGAGGATCTCTATTACCGCCTGAACGTCATTAGCGTTAACCTTCCGCCACTGCGCAATCGCATGGAAGACGTTCCGCTGCTCGTCAATCACTTCCTGGGTCGCTTTTCGGAGGAGAACGGTCTTCCTACCCGCCACTTCACAGCAGAGGCGATGCGCCCCATGCTCAACTATGCCTGGCCCGGCAATGTGCGCGAACTTGAAAACGTGATTGAACGCGCGGTTGTTCTTTCTTCGGGCGTCCACATCAGCGTCGACCTTTTGCCCGATTCAATTCTCGGCGAGAGTTCGATTCCGGTGCTAGCCGAAGAGTCGTCCAGCGCATCGCTCTTCGACATCATGGAAGAGTGCGAGCGGCGTGTGATCATTGGAATGCTCGAAAAATGCTCGTGGAACCAAACCGAAGCTGCCGAGCGATTCCGTATCCCACTGTCAACGCTGAACCAGAAGATCAAGCGCCTCAGCATCGAGGTACGCAAGCGCGGACGGGAGAATTAG
- a CDS encoding alpha/beta hydrolase, protein MPSKHSRPIFDGMEERWATISGGHLRYLVGGKGRPLLLVHGIAASSFSFRFNCPELMREFRVFVPDLMSVESSERIAGMDGSLFATARRLAEFLESLGLQRASILGSSHGGSVVLRLAALAPERFERLLLVSPANPFARQYRAVVKFYLSSVGRMFIRLAPFTPGRIWDYGIGRMYANPRGMAAGTGIGYARPLREKGTTQYLLSCLETFNEDIEGLSDQLTTLAGIPTLLIWGDRDPVVEIESGYQLQKALGAEMVVMRGIGHLPYEEAPQEFNRILLDYLGGEPSRVGQGDDTWHAEGRNPRGGELLK, encoded by the coding sequence ATGCCCTCCAAGCATTCACGGCCAATCTTCGATGGAATGGAAGAGCGCTGGGCGACTATTTCGGGTGGACATCTTCGTTATCTCGTAGGGGGCAAGGGCCGTCCGCTGCTTCTCGTGCATGGAATTGCCGCGTCATCATTCTCTTTTCGCTTCAATTGTCCCGAACTGATGCGCGAGTTCCGCGTGTTCGTGCCGGATCTAATGAGCGTTGAGTCTTCGGAACGCATAGCTGGAATGGATGGTTCACTATTTGCCACCGCACGCCGCCTTGCCGAGTTTCTTGAGAGCTTAGGGCTTCAGCGTGCGAGTATCCTTGGCAGCTCCCATGGAGGCTCAGTCGTATTGAGGCTGGCCGCACTCGCTCCGGAGCGCTTCGAACGATTGCTCCTGGTCTCGCCCGCGAATCCCTTTGCCCGCCAGTACCGGGCAGTTGTGAAGTTTTATTTGAGTTCCGTAGGCAGGATGTTTATTCGTTTAGCCCCTTTCACCCCCGGCCGTATTTGGGACTATGGAATCGGTCGCATGTATGCAAATCCGAGAGGCATGGCTGCCGGCACCGGCATCGGTTATGCGCGTCCCCTAAGGGAAAAAGGGACCACCCAGTACCTGCTTTCCTGCCTGGAAACATTCAATGAGGATATTGAAGGGTTGAGCGATCAACTGACTACGCTCGCCGGGATTCCAACCCTTCTCATCTGGGGAGACCGTGATCCTGTGGTGGAGATTGAATCTGGATATCAACTCCAAAAAGCGCTTGGTGCCGAGATGGTGGTGATGCGCGGCATCGGCCACCTTCCTTATGAAGAAGCTCCTCAGGAATTCAATCGTATCCTCCTGGATTATCTGGGGGGAGAACCCTCAAGGGTTGGACAGGGGGATGATACCTGGCACGCCGAGGGAAGAAATCCTCGCGGCGGGGAATTACTCAAGTAA
- a CDS encoding ATP-binding cassette domain-containing protein: MTTAAITNGLHPPGEVVLEFKDVELGFDQHLVLRGISFRLHRGETKILFGVAGSGKSVILKLAMGLLKPDAGTITVLENEVSSMPENKLFELRRRIGMVFQESALFDSLTVEENVAFRLIEEHIPPDEIRERVTEALRFVELEHTLQKFPSELSGGMRRRVAIARAIVTQPEIILYDSPTGGLDPITSTTIVELLVKQRDVYQTSALMVTHRLQDGFTMATHYYDQQKGQMVPVRDSGINTNTSFLILRDGKVIFDGGGHEIAASTDEYIREYIS; the protein is encoded by the coding sequence ATGACCACCGCGGCGATCACCAACGGCCTTCACCCTCCCGGCGAAGTCGTGCTCGAATTCAAGGATGTTGAATTGGGCTTTGACCAGCACCTCGTGCTGCGTGGGATCTCGTTCCGCCTGCATCGTGGCGAAACGAAAATTCTCTTTGGCGTTGCCGGATCCGGAAAGAGCGTGATCCTAAAGCTCGCGATGGGTCTTTTGAAGCCAGATGCCGGCACGATTACCGTGTTGGAAAATGAAGTCAGTTCGATGCCGGAGAACAAGCTGTTCGAGCTTCGCCGTCGAATTGGAATGGTTTTCCAGGAAAGCGCACTGTTTGACTCGTTGACTGTGGAAGAAAACGTTGCGTTCCGCCTCATTGAGGAGCACATACCACCTGACGAGATTCGTGAACGGGTTACGGAAGCTCTCCGCTTCGTGGAACTCGAACACACCTTGCAGAAGTTTCCTTCCGAATTGTCCGGCGGCATGCGCCGCCGCGTTGCCATCGCGCGCGCCATCGTTACTCAGCCAGAGATCATTTTGTACGATTCGCCCACTGGCGGCCTCGATCCGATCACTTCTACTACGATTGTCGAGTTGCTCGTCAAGCAGCGCGACGTCTACCAAACTTCCGCACTAATGGTTACGCATCGCCTTCAGGACGGCTTCACGATGGCAACACATTATTACGATCAACAAAAAGGCCAGATGGTTCCGGTACGAGATTCGGGCATCAATACCAACACTTCATTCCTGATCTTGAGGGATGGCAAGGTAATCTTCGACGGCGGTGGACATGAAATTGCCGCCAGCACCGACGAATACATTAGGGAATACATTTCGTAA
- a CDS encoding DUF885 domain-containing protein — protein sequence MKTLVFMILVVSCVFAQQPAPRTTPQASGDAAFRKLADKYFDEVYFKFNPTQGTAAGFHQYDAQFEDLSSQNIGAEVGALYRFRALFDQLDPGRLSPETRADRDLLISNIMGTLLALEKIRPWELNPDIYSSSTAASAFTIMSRKYAPADERLKSLTERERKMPAMLDEARRNLKNPPRIYTEVALEQIPGIIGFFQKDVPEAFAEGKDPAIKQAFNNVNSQLIDALKKYEQYLKTEVLPHSNGDFKIGADNYRKKLLYDEMVDTPLERLLEIGTADLHKNQQEFKRVAAEIDASKTPRQILEELESDHPAPNELLQAFRATFSSLRGFIETKRIITIPSPVLPTLEETPPFERALTTASMDTPGPYESVAKEAYFNVTLPEANWAKEQVDDYMSGFNRGTIISTAVHETYPGHYVQFLWMKDAPSKVRKLLGSGTNAEGWAHYCEQMMLDEGYGQPGAGARDDREAKMLRLGQLQDALLRNARFIVGIKMHTGQMTFDEAKEFFVTEGYQVRSVAEKEAKRGTSDPTYLVYTLGKLQIMKLRDDYKKMKGDQFSLEEFHNAFMRQGFPPIKIVRQALLGNDSPTL from the coding sequence ATGAAGACTCTCGTATTCATGATCCTGGTGGTTTCCTGTGTCTTTGCTCAACAGCCCGCACCGAGAACTACGCCACAAGCCTCCGGAGACGCAGCATTCCGTAAACTTGCCGATAAGTACTTCGACGAGGTTTATTTCAAATTCAATCCGACGCAGGGAACCGCGGCCGGATTTCATCAGTACGACGCGCAATTTGAAGATCTTTCCTCGCAAAACATCGGCGCTGAGGTTGGAGCCCTTTATCGCTTCCGCGCTCTTTTCGATCAACTCGACCCAGGCAGGCTGTCACCCGAGACTCGAGCCGACCGGGACCTGCTGATCTCAAACATCATGGGAACTCTTCTCGCGCTGGAAAAGATTCGCCCCTGGGAATTGAATCCTGACATTTACTCCAGCTCGACCGCTGCGAGCGCGTTCACGATCATGAGCCGTAAGTATGCTCCAGCTGACGAACGTCTAAAGTCATTGACCGAACGCGAGCGGAAGATGCCCGCTATGCTAGATGAGGCGCGCAGAAACTTAAAGAATCCTCCGCGAATTTATACCGAAGTGGCTCTGGAGCAAATCCCAGGCATCATCGGGTTCTTCCAGAAGGATGTGCCCGAGGCGTTTGCTGAGGGCAAAGATCCCGCAATCAAACAGGCGTTCAACAACGTAAATTCCCAGTTGATTGATGCGCTCAAGAAATATGAGCAGTACCTGAAGACTGAAGTCCTCCCGCATTCAAATGGCGACTTCAAGATCGGTGCCGACAACTACCGCAAGAAGCTTTTGTATGACGAAATGGTGGATACGCCGCTGGAGCGTCTACTTGAAATCGGTACGGCTGACCTGCACAAGAATCAGCAAGAGTTCAAGCGCGTAGCAGCTGAAATCGACGCAAGCAAGACTCCACGGCAGATTCTCGAAGAGCTGGAGAGCGATCATCCCGCTCCGAATGAGCTACTGCAGGCGTTTCGTGCTACTTTCAGCAGCTTGCGCGGCTTCATCGAAACGAAGCGCATCATCACCATTCCCTCACCTGTGCTCCCCACCCTCGAAGAAACCCCGCCCTTCGAGCGCGCTCTCACTACGGCTTCGATGGATACTCCCGGTCCCTACGAGTCAGTTGCGAAGGAGGCTTACTTCAACGTCACACTCCCCGAAGCGAATTGGGCGAAGGAGCAGGTCGACGACTACATGAGCGGCTTCAATCGCGGAACGATCATCAGCACGGCGGTTCATGAGACTTATCCGGGGCACTACGTCCAATTTCTCTGGATGAAGGATGCTCCCTCCAAAGTGCGCAAGCTACTCGGCTCAGGCACCAACGCGGAAGGATGGGCGCATTACTGCGAGCAGATGATGCTCGATGAGGGATATGGGCAGCCCGGTGCCGGAGCGCGCGACGACCGCGAAGCAAAGATGCTGAGGCTAGGACAACTGCAAGACGCGCTATTACGCAATGCCCGCTTTATCGTCGGAATCAAAATGCACACCGGACAAATGACCTTCGATGAAGCCAAGGAGTTCTTCGTAACTGAAGGCTATCAAGTGCGATCCGTCGCAGAAAAGGAAGCTAAGCGTGGGACGAGTGATCCCACGTATCTCGTATACACACTGGGCAAACTCCAAATCATGAAGCTGCGCGATGATTACAAGAAAATGAAAGGCGATCAGTTCAGCCTGGAGGAGTTCCACAACGCATTTATGCGCCAGGGATTTCCGCCGATCAAGATTGTGCGGCAGGCTCTGCTTGGGAATGATTCGCCGACGTTGTAG
- the ggt gene encoding gamma-glutamyltransferase produces MRPFTLFAMTLLVSTFASSQDRAYGRSMVITPKGIVATSHYLASQAGARVLAQGGTAVDAAIAANAVLSVTEPMMNGIGGDMFAIYWDAKTGKLSGINASGWAPKALTPEHLRSKEGINQMPRHGIDSVTVPGAVAGWAAMHKRFGKLPWRDLFQPAIYYAENGYAVPEIIHDAWSNANFTDEGKRVFLPNGHAPELGALFKNPDYARTLRVLADRGPDSFYRGEIGQALIATSNELGGTMTADDLAQFAPEWVEPISTEYRGWRVYELPPNGQGMAALSMLNIMEQTPAAPDGPQGTAEMHKKIEAMQLAYADLQRYLADPRVSLVPTVGLLSKEYAAKRARLIDPNKAHCDYGAGVPVGSDTTYLTTVDRDGNIVSWINSNYSEFGSGVVVKGMGFPLQNRGGLFVLDPAHPNVLAGRKRPYHTIIPAFMEKGDQHIGFGIMGGSNQPLAHAQFVSNLVDYGMNIQGALSAPRFTVGSSFCHIPIESRVKPEVIDALRAKGHDLEVRKEYSARMGRGQAILHDSSKKMNFAASDPRADGSAEVEPPEFPQ; encoded by the coding sequence ATGCGACCATTTACCCTCTTCGCGATGACGCTCCTCGTCTCCACTTTCGCTTCTTCCCAGGATCGTGCTTATGGCCGGTCTATGGTGATCACGCCCAAAGGCATCGTCGCCACGAGCCACTATTTGGCGTCCCAGGCCGGAGCGAGAGTGCTTGCTCAAGGCGGAACTGCGGTCGATGCGGCCATTGCTGCGAACGCGGTGCTTTCGGTGACCGAGCCGATGATGAATGGCATCGGCGGAGACATGTTTGCGATTTACTGGGACGCCAAGACGGGCAAGCTGTCGGGCATCAACGCCAGCGGATGGGCGCCGAAGGCCCTCACGCCCGAACACTTGCGTTCCAAGGAGGGTATCAATCAGATGCCGAGGCATGGGATCGACAGCGTCACGGTTCCAGGTGCGGTTGCAGGATGGGCGGCGATGCACAAGCGCTTTGGCAAACTTCCGTGGCGGGATCTGTTTCAGCCGGCTATCTACTACGCTGAGAACGGATATGCGGTCCCGGAGATCATCCATGACGCCTGGTCAAACGCAAATTTCACCGACGAAGGCAAACGGGTGTTCTTGCCTAATGGACACGCTCCGGAATTGGGAGCACTCTTCAAGAATCCTGATTATGCCCGGACACTTCGTGTCTTGGCGGATCGAGGACCCGATTCCTTCTACAGAGGAGAGATCGGACAGGCGCTGATTGCCACCTCAAACGAACTCGGCGGCACCATGACGGCCGACGATCTTGCGCAGTTTGCCCCGGAATGGGTGGAACCGATCTCCACGGAATATCGGGGCTGGCGGGTCTACGAACTTCCTCCGAATGGGCAGGGCATGGCCGCACTGTCCATGCTCAACATCATGGAACAGACGCCGGCAGCGCCCGATGGGCCGCAGGGCACTGCGGAAATGCACAAAAAGATCGAAGCGATGCAGTTAGCTTATGCCGATTTGCAGCGCTACCTGGCGGATCCTCGAGTTTCACTAGTGCCGACCGTGGGCCTGCTTTCAAAGGAGTACGCGGCCAAACGCGCAAGACTGATCGATCCCAACAAGGCGCATTGCGATTACGGCGCCGGAGTGCCAGTTGGAAGCGACACCACATATCTGACCACCGTCGATCGCGACGGGAACATTGTTTCTTGGATCAATAGCAATTACTCCGAGTTCGGCTCTGGGGTGGTCGTGAAAGGAATGGGATTTCCTTTACAGAATCGTGGTGGGCTGTTTGTCCTTGATCCGGCACACCCGAACGTCCTCGCTGGACGCAAGCGGCCGTATCACACGATTATTCCCGCCTTCATGGAGAAGGGTGATCAACACATTGGGTTTGGCATCATGGGAGGTTCGAATCAGCCTCTTGCCCATGCTCAATTTGTTTCCAACCTGGTGGACTATGGAATGAATATTCAGGGAGCTCTTTCGGCGCCCCGATTCACCGTCGGAAGCAGCTTCTGCCACATACCAATCGAGAGCCGGGTAAAGCCTGAAGTAATCGATGCACTGCGCGCAAAGGGACACGACTTGGAAGTGCGTAAGGAATATTCCGCGCGGATGGGACGCGGACAGGCGATTCTTCATGACTCGAGTAAGAAGATGAATTTCGCTGCTTCAGATCCCCGGGCTGATGGATCGGCTGAAGTTGAGCCGCCGGAGTTTCCGCAGTAG